A stretch of Roseiconus lacunae DNA encodes these proteins:
- a CDS encoding HsdM family class I SAM-dependent methyltransferase: protein MGRFLGRFSGTSYCFFLTLMLLLGGQRTMDDSILIEFIQHFDEIPLSNDDFEFPDLLGVAYEYLIKYFADSAGKKGGEIYTPEEVVRMMVHVLEPQAGMSVCDPCAGSGGMMIQSRQYVEEVGGNARDLSLAGQKLNGGTWAVYKMNMILYGIRSADIRQGWPLTTRNCDSKLSHEVVSKSLTHSADGDLLLYRTGSQASIAICTAQSRHLGCRRRKL from the coding sequence ATGGGCCGATTCCTCGGACGTTTTTCGGGAACCTCGTACTGCTTTTTCCTTACGTTGATGCTACTACTGGGCGGGCAGCGGACGATGGACGACAGCATTCTGATCGAGTTCATTCAGCACTTCGATGAAATACCGCTGTCCAACGACGACTTCGAGTTCCCCGACTTGCTGGGAGTGGCCTATGAGTACCTGATCAAGTACTTTGCCGACAGCGCCGGGAAGAAAGGTGGCGAGATTTATACGCCTGAGGAAGTCGTTCGCATGATGGTGCATGTGCTGGAACCACAGGCGGGCATGAGCGTTTGCGACCCTTGTGCCGGATCGGGCGGTATGATGATCCAATCACGGCAATATGTCGAAGAGGTTGGCGGCAATGCCCGAGACCTCTCGCTCGCTGGTCAGAAATTGAACGGCGGGACATGGGCCGTCTACAAGATGAACATGATCCTGTACGGAATTCGCAGCGCGGACATTCGGCAGGGCTGGCCCCTGACCACTCGAAATTGCGACTCTAAGTTGAGTCACGAAGTTGTCTCAAAGTCGTTGACACATTCCGCTGACGGGGATCTGCTATTATACCGAACAGGATCTCAAGCGAGCATTGCGATATGCACAGCTCAATCTCGGCATCTGGGGTGCAGACGAAGGAAACTATAA
- a CDS encoding methyltransferase family protein, with protein sequence MNPRQIVSGYCVLQAIGVVAWWALLRLHPQSIGWFHPRSWPDDVLLSFWLADFTLIVGGSCIVAFSVWHQRNWASTAAWSVAAICWYPTLVCIATSMRTGEAWIASAMMASMAVLSLAMATIQGKQGDAPAAFRVTSMNRVGSLLSTLGQIVIFWGTFLWILPMGIVELQETITWNRFEHSFQTQASIGLFLLASCLGLWSGLSMVTLGGGTPLPTATAPRLVVAGPYRFVRNPMAVAGILQGIAVGWLLGSVPVIIYSLTGIVAWHVFVRPVEEQDLLERFGSDYERYRSRVRVWVPTLGWTGQQEFEGSEFPDAKNDAKQRESV encoded by the coding sequence ATGAACCCACGACAAATCGTTTCTGGCTATTGTGTTTTGCAAGCGATTGGAGTCGTGGCTTGGTGGGCACTATTGAGGCTACATCCACAAAGCATCGGATGGTTCCATCCGCGGAGTTGGCCAGACGATGTGTTGCTCTCCTTTTGGCTCGCAGATTTCACTCTGATCGTAGGCGGTTCGTGTATCGTCGCTTTCAGCGTTTGGCATCAACGAAATTGGGCATCGACAGCGGCTTGGAGCGTTGCCGCGATCTGTTGGTATCCGACTTTGGTTTGCATCGCCACAAGCATGAGAACGGGTGAAGCGTGGATTGCTTCAGCGATGATGGCCAGCATGGCGGTACTTTCCCTTGCGATGGCTACGATTCAGGGCAAGCAAGGCGATGCTCCCGCGGCATTTCGAGTGACGTCAATGAATCGGGTTGGTTCATTGCTGTCGACCCTCGGGCAGATCGTGATTTTTTGGGGAACGTTCCTCTGGATTCTGCCCATGGGAATCGTTGAGCTTCAGGAGACGATCACCTGGAACCGATTTGAACATTCTTTCCAGACGCAGGCGTCTATAGGTCTATTCCTGCTGGCGTCCTGTCTCGGCCTATGGAGTGGTCTCTCGATGGTGACGCTAGGCGGTGGAACACCGTTGCCGACCGCGACCGCACCGCGGTTGGTGGTTGCCGGGCCTTACCGATTCGTTCGAAATCCGATGGCCGTTGCGGGCATCCTCCAGGGTATTGCAGTGGGTTGGCTGCTCGGCAGTGTGCCGGTCATTATCTATTCATTGACTGGCATCGTTGCGTGGCATGTTTTCGTACGTCCCGTGGAAGAGCAGGACTTGCTGGAAAGGTTCGGCTCCGATTACGAGCGTTACCGAAGCCGCGTTCGAGTTTGGGTTCCAACACTAGGATGGACCGGTCAACAAGAATTTGAAGGTTCGGAATTCCCTGATGCCAAAAATGACGCGAAACAAAGGGAAAGCGTCTGA